The genomic segment CCGGAGTCGGATAGTCAACGGCGTCGGCCCCGACGACGCCGACTTGGTGTTCCTCGGCGAAGCGCCGGGCGCGAACGAGGACGAACGGGGCGAACCGTTCGTCGGCCGGTCGGGGAGCGTCCTCGACGACGCCCTCCGCGACGTGGGTCTGGCCCGGGCGGACGTGCGCATCACCAACTGCGTGCGCTGTCGGCCGCCGGAGAACCGCGACCCGACGAAAGACGAACTGGGCAACTGCCGGGGCTACCTCGAACGCGAACTCGAACTGCTCGCCCCGGACCTCGTCGTCACCCTCGGGAAGGTGCCCTCCGAACACCTCCTGGAACGCTCCGTCGCCGTGACGAAGGAGGCGGGCGACGTGGTTGACGTGCGCCTCGGCGACCGGTCCCAACGCGTCCTCGTCTGCGTCCACCCGGCGGCGACGCTGTACGACCGGAGCCAGCGCGACACGTTCTTCGACGCCGTCGCGAAGGCGGCGGACCTCTCGGGACTCGCCGACGGCGCGGACGGCCAGTCGAGCCTCGGCGACTTCTGACGCGGGGAATCTATTTTGACCGTCGATGGCGATGGTCGAGTGAACATGTCAGACGGAGACTTCGAGGGCTACGGCGGACGACACGTCCCCGACCCGCTGAGAGAACCGCTCGACCGGTTGGCGCAGGCCTACGACGACGTCGCGAACGAGGAGGCGTTCCAGTCCGACCTCCGCGACCTGCTGGAGACGTTCGCCGGCCGGCCGACGCCGCTGTACCACGCGCGCAACCTCAGCGAGCGCTACGGGGCCGACATCTACCTCAAGCGCGAGGACCTCCTCCACGGGGGCGCGCACAAGATAAACAACACGCTGGGGCAGGCCCTCCTCGCCGAAAAGGCGGGCAAGACCCGCCTCATCGCGGAGACGGGTGCCGGGCAACACGGGACGGCGACGGCGATGGTCGGGGCTCTGCTCGGCCTCGACACGGAGATTTACATGGGGAAGAAGGACGTCGAACGGCAGCGGATGAACGTCTTCCGCATGCGGCTGATGGGGGCCGACGTGAACGAGGTCACTCGGGGGGACGCCGGCCTCGCCGACGCGGTGGACGCCGCCTTGGAGGACTTCGCCGCGAACGTCGACGACACCCACTACCTCGTCGGGAGCGTCGTCGGCCCCGACCCGTTCCCGCGGATGGTCCGGGACTTCCAGTCGGTCATCGGCGACGAGGCCCGCGAGCAGTTCCGCGAGCGGACGGGCGGCCTCCCGGACGCCGCCGTCGCCTGCGTCGGGGGCGGGTCGAACGCCATCGGCCTCTTCCACGCCTTCCGCGACGACGACGTCGACTTCTACGGCGCCGAGGGCGGCGGCGAGGGCGACGAGGCCAAGCGCCACGCCGCCCCGCTTGCGTACGGCACCGACGACGTCATCCACGGGATGAAGACGCGCGTCATCGACGACGACGTCGAGGTTCACTCCGTCTCCGCCGGCCTCGACTACCCGGGCGTCGGCCCGGAGCACGCCATGTACCGCGCCGTCGGGCGCGCCGACTACGCCGGCGTCACCGACGACGAGGCGCTCGCGGCCTTCCGGGAACTCAGCGAGACGGAGGGCATCATCCCGGCGCTGGAGTCGAGCCACGCCGTGGCCCGCGCCGTCCAGTTGGCCGAGGCCGGCGACCACGACACCATCCTCGTGAACCTCAGCGGTCGGGGGGACAAGGACATGGAGACGGCCGCCGAGCAGTTCGACCTCTGAGGCGGCGGCCGGCCCTAGTCGGCAGTCACTCCGACCCGACGGTCAGGTCGCCCCGCCCGTCTCCCCGGCCGTCCGACGGCGCGCCCGCCGGTGTTCCCGCACGTGCGCCGCCGCGTCCAGCCCCGTCTTCAGCACGACCAGCAGGACGACCAGCACCGCCGCCCCGCCGAGGGCGGTGACGAGGAACGCGCCGAGGACGATGGTGAGGTGGAGGACGAACACGCGCCGGTACGGTTCTGCCATCTGTCCGCCCGGCGAGGCGGTCCGGAACTCCTCGCGGCCGACGTAGTTCCACGCGAACGACCCGCCGTGACTGACGACCATCGCGACGCCCGCGAGGGCGACGCCCGCGACGTCGACGCCGACGGGCACCCCGGCGAAGGCGGGGAGGCCGAACAGGACGAACGCGCCGTGGACGACCCAGAAGACGCCGTAGTGCAGACAGAAGAACGCCGCGGGGAAGACGTTCGACGGGTGGACGCGCGGCCCGGCGTCCGGGTCCGCGTCGTCCGGTCCCGACACGTCGATGGGCGACCCGTCGATGCTGAACGTCGCGTCGCCCTCGTACCGCCCGCTGGCGAGCAGCACCTTCGGCACGTTCAGGACGCCGACGACGCCGCTCTCCACCCAGTAGACGGCTAGCACGTCGAACACGTTCCAGCCGAGGGCGAGGACGCCCACGAGGGGGACGAGGTTGGCGGCGAGGAGCGTTCCGAGCGCCGCCGGCGACGTCGCCGGCGCGTCGGACGGCGGTCCAAGTACGCCGCCCGCCCCGAGTTCGGTTCGACTCACGGACGCGGCGTACGCCGGGGACGGAGAAGAATCCGTAGGTGCCGCCGCCCCAAACTGCGGCCGTTCGCCGCCTCAGGGAACGAGGCCGACCAGTCGCGTGACGCCGTAGCCGAGCAGGCCGACGCCGGCGACGAGGAAGAACGCCCCCGCCGTGCGGCCGTCTCCCGTTCTGTCCCCCTTCAACAGTTCCGTTCGCCCACGATACCGGACGAGGTAGCCGACGACGACGAACAGGGCGCCGACCGGAACGCTCCCCGGCACTCCCAGTAGTTCGCTCACGCCTCGCCGTGGGGACGCGCGGCGTGGAAACGGTTTCGGCGAGTGGGCCGCCGACGTTCGGCGTGCGAGAAAAAGGCGAGGCGACGCAGACGCGCGCGCCTTACTGCCAGATGGACCGCGCCATCCGCTGGGGGAACTCCACGAGCAGTTTGAGGAAGCTCGTCCCCTCCTCGTTGCCGCGGATGTACGACCGGACCCGCTGGCTGACGAACTCCACGGAGACGACCAGCACGAAGATGACGAGGATGGTCGCCATCATGTTCGTGTACTTGAACAGACCGCGCTGTGTCTGCAGCACCTGGCCGAGTCCGCCGCCGCCGATGAGACCCATCGTGACGGCGATGCGGACGTTGATTTCGAGGATGTACATCGTCCACGCGATGAAGGGCGTGAACACCTGCGAGAGCATCCCGAACACGACCTTCTGCGGGCCGTTCGCGCCGGTGGACTCGATTGCCTCGATGGGTCCGTCCTCGACTTCCTCCAGCGCGTCGGTGAACAGGCGACCGAGGTTCCCCATCGTGTCCGTCCCGATGGCCAGTGTCGCCGTGAACGGGGAGACGCCGCCCAGCGGGATGTAGATGAGCGCCCACACCAGCGCCGGGATGGCGCGGATGATGCTCATCGTCCCGCGGAAGATGAAGTTGAACGGGTACGGCGTCACGCGCTCGGACCCGAGGACGCCCAGGAGGAGGGCGCCGGGGATGCCGAGGACGGTGCCGGCGAAGCCCATCGCGAACGTGACGAACATCGCGCCGAGGACGGGGTTGCCGTTCTCGAACTGCAGGAGCAGGTTGCGCTCCTGGATGAACGCCCAGTACTGGCTCACGTCGACGAACGGTACCACGCCGAACAGCGTCCCCGGCGGGAAGAAGTCGCCGAGGGCGTCGGAGAACTCGGGCCAGTACTTGATTATCTCCCCGACGGAGAAGCCCACTTCGCTCAGCGCGTTCGTGAAGACGAACGCGAACACGGCGAGGACGACGAGCGAGAACAGCAGTCGGACGCGCTTTGCTATCTGGATGTTCCGCAGCGACTCCCGAATCCGGTCTGTGTCAGTACTCATGGGCCTGTGTTCCGCTCTGCGCCGGTCGTTCGTCGGCGGACGACTCGGTTCGTTCCTCGCGAATCGCTTCCGTCTCGATGTCGCCGTATATCTCGTCGATGACGTCCACGGTGAACTCCTCGCGGTAGCCGTCGAACACGATTTCACCGTCTTTCATCCCGATGAACCGCTCGCCGAACTCGCGGGCGATGTTGACCTGGTGGAGGCTGGCGATGGTGGTCAGGTCACGCTCGGCGGCGGCGTCGCGGATGTAGCGCATCACCGTCTCCGCGCTGGCCGGGTCGAGACTCGCCACCGGTTCGTCGGCCAACAGCAGACTCGGCTCCTGCACCAGCGCGCGGGCGATGCCGACGCGTTGTTGCTGCCCGCCGCTCATGTTGCCGGCGCGCTGGTTCGCCTCGTCGAGGAGGCCGACGGTGTCGAGGGCGCGGAGCGCCTCCCGCTTGTCGCCGTCGCCGTAGCGCCCGAGCAGGCTGCGGAGAAACGACGTGCGGCCGAGGGCACCGGTGAGCGCGTTGCTGTACGCGCTTATTTGTTCGAGGATGTAGTGCTGCTGGAATATCATCGCCACGTCGTTCCGTGGCCCCAGCACCTCCGCACCGTCTATCGAAATCGACCCCTCAGTCGGGCGAGTGATGCCGTTGAGACAGCGCAGCAGCGTCGACTTCCCCGCGCCGGACTGTCCCAGGAGGACGACGAACTCGCCGTCCGGGATGGTGAAGGAGACGTCGTCGAGGGCCTGTACGTCCCCGTACGACTTGCTGAGGTCCGTCACTTCTATCGTACTCATATCTGATGTGTGGTCGGTCCCTGTCTCGCCGTACACGCGGACCTGTCGTGCGTTCGTGAATCCTGACAACAAAACGCCGTGATACGGACGCCTACGGCCTTACTGACCCAGCGTGACGCCGAGTTCGTCCAGCACGTTCTGGACGGGCTGGTAGTCGTCGACGGTCCCCTGGTCGACGCCGGTGAACCAGAGCTGTTGGTCGTCGCCGAGGTCCTCGTTGATGAGGTCGTCCTCGCCGACGTCCAGCAGGGCCGTCTCGATGTCCGAGTAGAGCGACTGGTCCATCTCGGCGCGGCCGAGAATCGGCGCGCGCGGGATGGGGTCGGAGACCGAGAGCAGTTCCAGTTCGGGGCTCTCGGTGCCCAGGTCGCCGTCGTTCTCGGCGGAAGTCTCCAGGAACTGCTCCGGGAACTGGTCTTTCGGGACGTGCGGTGCCGTCGAGAACGCCCCGGTGCCGGCGGCGACGACTTCGTCGCGGTTGAGGAGCGTCTCTCGGGCCGTCGAGTGGTCCGAGAACTGGGCCTCGAAGTCCGCCGGTTCGCCGTCGGGCGCGCCGCCGGTGTCGAGGCCGGCCTTGCTCAGCATGTAGAGGGGGAACAGCGCACCGCTGGTCGAGAGGCGGTCGGCGAACGCCACCGTCTCGCCCTCGAGGTCGGTGAGTTCGCTGACGTCGCTGTCGGGCGTCGTCGTCATGAGCGAGAAGTACCGCGACGCGCCGTACGCGATGCGGATTCCGATGACCTTCGTCACGCCCTCGTTACCGCCCTGGATGGCGATGGCGGGCGCGGCGTCGGCCACGTCGGCCTGACCGCTCTTGAGCGCCTGCAGGACCGCCGCGTAGTCGGCCGCGACCGTGGATTCGACGGTGACGCCGACCTCGCTCTCCAGATAGTTGAACAGCGGCTGGTACTGCGCCTCCACGTCGACGTCCGACTCCGCGGGCGTCAACGCGAACATGATGGACTCCTGCGAGGTCGACCCCGTCGTCGTCGCCTCCGTCGTCGCTTCGGTCGCGGTACCGCCGCTTCCCGTCTCCGTCGACTGTTCTGTCGTGTTCCCGTCACCCGTACATCCGCTGAGGGCTGCGAGACCTGCGACACCTGTGGCACCTGCCGTCTTGAGGAAATTGCGTCGACTCGCCATTGAACTCACGTTTCTCGTTCGACAGGTTCCTGTTAAGTATTGCTATTTTCTCTATAGGTCTCAAAATATTAACAGTCAATGTGACCCTAGAGTGTATGTATCTCAATCTGCGGTCACGGCCGCCGAACCGTCCCCGAGGGAAAGTCACTTTGCCCCGGTCCGCGGACGTTCTCGCATGAGCACGACGACGTCCGAGACGCGGGAGACGGTAGCCTCCGTGGTCATGGTGGACTACGGCCTCGGCAACCTCCGGAGCGCCCAGCGCGGACTCGAACGCGCGGGTGCGGACGTGACTATCTCCGACGACCCGGCGACGTTCGCCGACGCCGACGGCATCGTCCTCCCCGGCGTGGGCGCGTTCTCCGAGGGGATGGAGAACGCCGGCCCGTTCCGGGAGGCACTCGCCGAGGCGGCCGACCGCGGACAGCCCATCTTCGGCATCTGCCTCGGGATGCAGATGCTCCTGACCTCCTCGGAGGAGGCCGACCACGCCGGCGAGGGCGAGGTGGAGGGACTGGACTTCGTCCCCGGACGCAACGTCCGCTTCGACGAGGGGCAGAAGGTGCCGCACATGGGGTGGAACGAACTCGACGTGCGGCGCGACCACCCGCTGGTCGAGGGCGTGGACGGGGAGTACGCCTACTTCGTCCACTCGTACTACGCCGTCCCGGACGACGACGACGCAGTCGTCGCCACCACCGACTACGGCGTCGAGTTCCCCGCCATCGTCGCCAACGAGGCGGGCACCGTGTTCGGCACGCAGTTCCACCCCGAGAAGTCCGGCGAGACGGGGCTGAAGATACTCCGGAACTTCGTCGAACTCTGCGCCGACTGGTAGCGTCGCTTCGCCCCGCTACGACAGCGATACGTCGTCTATCGTCCTGGCCACCTCCGTCTCCCAGACGACGCTGACGCCGACGGCGACGATTCCCTCTCCCTCTCCCGACAGGTCGTACTCGACGCGCTCCCACCCGGCGTGGTCCTCTATCGCGCGTTCGGTGTCGAAGTCCCCTTCGCGCAACCACCCCCGCTCGGGCCGCGGCCCGGCGTACGCCGCCAGTTTCGTGAGGGTGTTGAACGACTCCTCCGGCGAGTGAACGGACACGGAGAGCGTGTCCGTTCCGTCGAGGAGGACGGCCTGTTGGGCCCAGATGGTGCCGTCGTCCTGTCCCCCGTCGATGGCGAACTGGAGGGCGGCGTCGCCGCCGGCCACCGGGTCGTCCACGATGCGCGCCGACGATTCGACCGGGAGTCCGGTGTTCGGGTCGGTCGGCAGGTCGCGGCCGACGAGCCACCCCCGAAGCCCGGACTCGAACCCCGGGTTCGTTACCGACGCGCTCGGGTCCGTCGTCCCGTCGTCTACGACCGGCGCCGTGCAACCCGCGAGGGCAGCGACGCCCGTCCCGCAGGCGGCGAGAAACCGTCTTCGGTGCATGGTCACACCGATGCGGGCGACGACCATAGTCTCTGACCCGACGGTATTTTACAGGCCGCTGTCGAATCTCGCGCCATGCAGGCAGTCACGCTGGGTCCGGCCGGGACGTACTCGCACCGCGCGGCCCGCGCCGTCGCAGACGACGTCGCCTTCCGC from the Halogeometricum rufum genome contains:
- a CDS encoding DUF6498-containing protein, giving the protein MSRTELGAGGVLGPPSDAPATSPAALGTLLAANLVPLVGVLALGWNVFDVLAVYWVESGVVGVLNVPKVLLASGRYEGDATFSIDGSPIDVSGPDDADPDAGPRVHPSNVFPAAFFCLHYGVFWVVHGAFVLFGLPAFAGVPVGVDVAGVALAGVAMVVSHGGSFAWNYVGREEFRTASPGGQMAEPYRRVFVLHLTIVLGAFLVTALGGAAVLVVLLVVLKTGLDAAAHVREHRRARRRTAGETGGAT
- the phnE gene encoding phosphonate ABC transporter, permease protein PhnE is translated as MSTDTDRIRESLRNIQIAKRVRLLFSLVVLAVFAFVFTNALSEVGFSVGEIIKYWPEFSDALGDFFPPGTLFGVVPFVDVSQYWAFIQERNLLLQFENGNPVLGAMFVTFAMGFAGTVLGIPGALLLGVLGSERVTPYPFNFIFRGTMSIIRAIPALVWALIYIPLGGVSPFTATLAIGTDTMGNLGRLFTDALEEVEDGPIEAIESTGANGPQKVVFGMLSQVFTPFIAWTMYILEINVRIAVTMGLIGGGGLGQVLQTQRGLFKYTNMMATILVIFVLVVSVEFVSQRVRSYIRGNEEGTSFLKLLVEFPQRMARSIWQ
- a CDS encoding substrate-binding domain-containing protein; translation: MASRRNFLKTAGATGVAGLAALSGCTGDGNTTEQSTETGSGGTATEATTEATTTGSTSQESIMFALTPAESDVDVEAQYQPLFNYLESEVGVTVESTVAADYAAVLQALKSGQADVADAAPAIAIQGGNEGVTKVIGIRIAYGASRYFSLMTTTPDSDVSELTDLEGETVAFADRLSTSGALFPLYMLSKAGLDTGGAPDGEPADFEAQFSDHSTARETLLNRDEVVAAGTGAFSTAPHVPKDQFPEQFLETSAENDGDLGTESPELELLSVSDPIPRAPILGRAEMDQSLYSDIETALLDVGEDDLINEDLGDDQQLWFTGVDQGTVDDYQPVQNVLDELGVTLGQ
- the phnC gene encoding phosphonate ABC transporter ATP-binding protein produces the protein MSTIEVTDLSKSYGDVQALDDVSFTIPDGEFVVLLGQSGAGKSTLLRCLNGITRPTEGSISIDGAEVLGPRNDVAMIFQQHYILEQISAYSNALTGALGRTSFLRSLLGRYGDGDKREALRALDTVGLLDEANQRAGNMSGGQQQRVGIARALVQEPSLLLADEPVASLDPASAETVMRYIRDAAAERDLTTIASLHQVNIAREFGERFIGMKDGEIVFDGYREEFTVDVIDEIYGDIETEAIREERTESSADERPAQSGTQAHEY
- a CDS encoding uracil-DNA glycosylase — translated: MSDDAMDGLCVRDCERCPDLVASRSRIVNGVGPDDADLVFLGEAPGANEDERGEPFVGRSGSVLDDALRDVGLARADVRITNCVRCRPPENRDPTKDELGNCRGYLERELELLAPDLVVTLGKVPSEHLLERSVAVTKEAGDVVDVRLGDRSQRVLVCVHPAATLYDRSQRDTFFDAVAKAADLSGLADGADGQSSLGDF
- the hisH gene encoding imidazole glycerol phosphate synthase subunit HisH, whose protein sequence is MSTTTSETRETVASVVMVDYGLGNLRSAQRGLERAGADVTISDDPATFADADGIVLPGVGAFSEGMENAGPFREALAEAADRGQPIFGICLGMQMLLTSSEEADHAGEGEVEGLDFVPGRNVRFDEGQKVPHMGWNELDVRRDHPLVEGVDGEYAYFVHSYYAVPDDDDAVVATTDYGVEFPAIVANEAGTVFGTQFHPEKSGETGLKILRNFVELCADW
- the trpB gene encoding tryptophan synthase subunit beta, with translation MSDGDFEGYGGRHVPDPLREPLDRLAQAYDDVANEEAFQSDLRDLLETFAGRPTPLYHARNLSERYGADIYLKREDLLHGGAHKINNTLGQALLAEKAGKTRLIAETGAGQHGTATAMVGALLGLDTEIYMGKKDVERQRMNVFRMRLMGADVNEVTRGDAGLADAVDAALEDFAANVDDTHYLVGSVVGPDPFPRMVRDFQSVIGDEAREQFRERTGGLPDAAVACVGGGSNAIGLFHAFRDDDVDFYGAEGGGEGDEAKRHAAPLAYGTDDVIHGMKTRVIDDDVEVHSVSAGLDYPGVGPEHAMYRAVGRADYAGVTDDEALAAFRELSETEGIIPALESSHAVARAVQLAEAGDHDTILVNLSGRGDKDMETAAEQFDL